In Gammaproteobacteria bacterium, one genomic interval encodes:
- the rpsD gene encoding 30S ribosomal protein S4 has translation MARYTGPVCKLSRREGTDLLLKSRVRSLEEKCRHDRVPGARSTQRPGRISDYGLQLREKQKLRRMYGVLERQFRNYYKRAARQKGSTGDNLLRLLEGRLDNIVYRLGFGATRPEARQLVTHRGIQVNGRAVNIPSYQVKAGDVVAVHPRAKEQLRIQNALEIARQLGFPEWLEVDPKALSGTVKSLPEREEILPDINESLVVELYSK, from the coding sequence ATGGCCCGTTACACCGGACCCGTATGCAAGCTCTCGCGGCGCGAGGGCACCGACCTGCTGCTCAAGAGCCGGGTGCGCTCGCTCGAGGAGAAGTGCCGGCACGACCGCGTGCCCGGCGCGCGCAGCACCCAGCGTCCCGGGCGCATCTCCGATTACGGCCTGCAGCTTCGCGAGAAGCAGAAGCTGAGGCGCATGTACGGCGTGCTCGAGCGGCAGTTCCGCAACTACTACAAGCGCGCCGCGCGCCAGAAGGGCTCCACCGGCGATAACCTCCTGAGGCTGCTGGAAGGCCGCCTGGACAACATCGTCTATCGCCTGGGATTCGGCGCCACCCGGCCCGAGGCCCGGCAACTCGTCACGCACCGCGGAATCCAGGTCAACGGCCGCGCGGTCAACATCCCGTCCTACCAGGTCAAGGCGGGCGACGTCGTTGCCGTGCATCCGCGCGCGAAGGAGCAGCTCAGGATTCAGAACGCCCTGGAGATCGCCCGCCAGCTCGGCTTCCCCGAGTGGCTGGAGGTGGATCCGAAAGCGCTTTCAGGCACGGTCAAGAGCCTGCCGGAGCGTGAGGAGATCCTGCCCGACATTAACGAAAGCCTGGTTGTAGAGCTTTATTCCAAGTAG
- the rpsK gene encoding 30S ribosomal protein S11, with protein MAKPKPRKKAARRHVVDGIAHIHASFNNTIITITDPQGNALSWATSGGSGFRGSRKSTPFAAQVAAERAANRAREMGMANLQVRVRGPGPGRESAVRALNAAGFRITHIEDVTPIPHNGCRAPKRRRV; from the coding sequence ATGGCAAAACCCAAACCCCGTAAGAAAGCGGCCAGGCGCCATGTCGTGGACGGCATCGCGCACATCCACGCGTCGTTCAACAACACAATCATCACGATCACCGACCCGCAGGGCAACGCGCTGTCCTGGGCCACCTCCGGCGGCTCGGGCTTCCGCGGTTCGCGCAAGTCCACGCCGTTCGCCGCCCAGGTGGCGGCCGAGCGCGCCGCCAACCGCGCCCGCGAGATGGGCATGGCAAACCTGCAGGTCCGGGTGCGCGGCCCCGGCCCCGGGCGCGAGTCCGCGGTCCGGGCGCTCAACGCCGCCGGTTTCCGCATCACCCACATCGAGGATGTCACCCCCATCCCGCACAACGGCTGCCGCGCCCCCAAGCGGCGCCGCGTTTAG
- the rpoA gene encoding DNA-directed RNA polymerase subunit alpha produces the protein MDQSVHTFLKPRIVRVEERGHPNRARITIEPLERGFGHTLGNALRRLLLSSMPGAAIIEAEIQNEVLHEYSSIEGVKEDVVEILLNLKDVAVRMHARASAELMLVKKGPGQVTAGDIATDHDVEVVNPDQHIATLTSGVELSMRLTVATGRGYRPATRMAEVTEGSVTMGRLQLDASFSPVRRVSYDVEAARVERRTDLDRLIVELETNGAIDPGDAVRRAGEILRDQLTVFVDLAPSENVGLMGIDPQLRQLYMSPIEDLQLNARSVNCLKAENIHFVGDLVQKTDAELLRTPNLGKRSLTEIQEKLGERGLELGSELPEWPPAGLKTAA, from the coding sequence ATGGACCAATCAGTACATACCTTCCTGAAGCCCCGCATCGTTCGCGTTGAGGAGCGCGGCCACCCGAACCGCGCCCGCATCACGATAGAGCCGCTGGAGCGCGGCTTCGGCCACACGCTGGGCAACGCGTTGCGCCGCCTGCTGCTGTCGAGCATGCCGGGCGCCGCCATCATCGAGGCCGAGATCCAGAACGAGGTGCTGCATGAATACAGCTCCATCGAGGGGGTCAAGGAAGACGTGGTGGAGATCCTGCTGAACCTCAAGGACGTGGCCGTGCGCATGCACGCGCGCGCCAGCGCCGAGCTGATGCTGGTGAAGAAGGGGCCGGGCCAGGTCACGGCCGGCGACATCGCCACCGACCATGACGTCGAGGTGGTCAACCCGGACCAGCACATCGCCACGTTGACTTCCGGCGTGGAGCTGAGCATGCGCCTGACCGTGGCCACCGGCCGCGGCTACCGCCCCGCCACGCGCATGGCCGAGGTCACCGAGGGCAGCGTCACGATGGGCCGGCTGCAGCTCGACGCTTCGTTCAGCCCGGTCCGGCGCGTCAGCTACGACGTCGAGGCCGCGCGCGTGGAGCGCCGCACCGACCTCGACCGCCTGATCGTGGAGCTGGAGACCAACGGCGCCATCGATCCGGGCGACGCCGTGCGCCGCGCCGGCGAAATCCTGCGCGACCAGCTCACCGTGTTCGTGGACCTTGCGCCGAGCGAGAACGTCGGCCTGATGGGCATCGACCCGCAACTGCGCCAGCTCTACATGTCGCCGATCGAGGACCTGCAGCTCAACGCCCGCTCGGTGAACTGCCTGAAGGCCGAGAACATCCACTTCGTGGGCGACCTCGTGCAGAAGACCGACGCCGAACTGCTGCGCACGCCCAACCTCGGCAAGCGCTCCCTGACGGAAATCCAGGAGAAGCTGGGCGAGCGGGGTCTGGAGCTGGGCTCCGAGCTGCCCGAGTGGCCGCCGGCGGGCCTGAAGACCGCCGCCTAG